The nucleotide sequence TTTACACTGATTTTGATAGATCAAAAATTGAAGTTATTGAAATCGATAAAATGGGGAGAGCTGCGGTAGATAGTAATCAAATATTTATCGATGGTTTAGAAGTCCCTGAAGATGACCGTATAGGTGAAGAAAATAAGGGATTTTATTATTTATTAGATAGCCTCAATCCTGAAAGAATATTAATTGCAGCAGAAGCTTTAGGTATAGGAAGAAGCGCTTTAAATAGAGCAGTGGATTATGCTAATAATCGTATTATTTTCGATCGTCCAATAGGCAAAAATCAAAGTATACAGCACCCTCTTGCTGAAAACTGGGTCGAATTAGAAGCAGCAGAATTGTTAATTTTAAAAGCAGCATTTCAATATGATAATGGTGAAAATTCTGGGGGACTTGCTAACGCTGCAAAATACTTCGCTGCAGAAGCAGCGTTTAAAGCTGCAAATCAAGCAGTTATGACCTTAGGTGGCATGGGATATGCAAAAGATTTTCATGTTGAAAGATTATTACGTGAATCAATGATTCCGCGGTTAGCACCAGTTAGTGCGCAAATGGTATTAAATTATATTTCAGAACGTATACTTGGATTACCTAAATCCTATTGATTGGATAATTATTGATGGATAACATTACACACGCATTGCAAGGGATTAAAGTTTTAGATCTAACGCGAGTACTCGGTGGACCTTATGCAACCCAAATTCTTGCTGATCATGGAGCCGAAGTTATTAAAGTAGAGCCTGAATTTGGTGATGAAGTAAGAGATTGGGGCCCTCCATTTAATGATAGTATTGCGGCTTATTATATTAATCTTAATCGTAATAAAAAATTAATTTCAATTGATTTGCGACAAAAACAAGGACAAGATATCATTCTCAAACTATTAGAAGACTCAGATGTCCTAATTGAAAATTTCAAAACTGGAACAATGGAAAATTGGGGATTAGGGT is from SAR202 cluster bacterium and encodes:
- a CDS encoding acyl-CoA dehydrogenase, giving the protein MDFTYSETQKSIIESIKLLMNDFGDDYWRTCDKEGTFPHQFYDAVAKGGWLGIAMPQQYGGSNLGISEASVLMQTISESGGGMSAASSIHMNIFGPHPIVVHGTEEQRSRWLPPLIQGKEKCCFGVTEPDAGLDTGSIATKAEKTEGGYIITGQKIWTSTAQIADKIMILVRTTPKEECEKNIDGLTLFYTDFDRSKIEVIEIDKMGRAAVDSNQIFIDGLEVPEDDRIGEENKGFYYLLDSLNPERILIAAEALGIGRSALNRAVDYANNRIIFDRPIGKNQSIQHPLAENWVELEAAELLILKAAFQYDNGENSGGLANAAKYFAAEAAFKAANQAVMTLGGMGYAKDFHVERLLRESMIPRLAPVSAQMVLNYISERILGLPKSY